The following are encoded together in the Bactrocera neohumeralis isolate Rockhampton chromosome 6, APGP_CSIRO_Bneo_wtdbg2-racon-allhic-juicebox.fasta_v2, whole genome shotgun sequence genome:
- the LOC126762831 gene encoding uncharacterized protein LOC126762831: protein MKYLVIFAAAFVCIQAAILPQITLTGSLESSEEEYSILLPAKNPLNLPGVGVINQPVVQAVKVKVPRYVTPEIKQQIITQTLAARGINLQSLSTQPKPTAAVPRQQRQVAAKGATASSGAAVVDTLTVAVNPVESGKETTVPITPDVPAVVAVDREVVPQVSTLPAIPVVADVVSVTKAPVVVPPVTVSKQ, encoded by the exons ATGAAGTATCTAGTGATTTTCGCCGCAG CCTTCGTATGCATACAAGCTGCAATTTTACCACAGATAACATTAACGGGTTCGCTGGAATCCAGTGAGGAGGAGTACAGCATTCTATTGCCCGCCAAAAATCCGCTCAACTTGCCGGGTGTTGGTGTCATCAATCAGCCAGTGGTGCAAGCGGTCAAAGTGAAAGTGCCACGCTATGTCACGCCTGAAATCAAGCAGCAAATTATCACTCAAACGCTGGCGGCAAGAGGCATCAACCTGCAAAGCTTAAGCACACAACCCAAGCCAACGGCTGCCGTGCCACGTCAACAACGTCAAGTGGCTGCTAAGGGCGCAACAGCCAGTAGTGGTGCGGCCGTTGTTGATACACTAACCGTAGCTGTTAATCCCGTTGAAAGCGGCAAAGAGACAACGGTACCAATTACACCAGATGTACCTGCCGTGGTGGCAGTGGATAGAGAGGTCGTTCCACAGGTGTCAACCCTCCCAGCAATACCAGTGGTGGCAGATGTAGTAAGCGTAACCAAGGCACCCGTCGTGGTTCCTCCTGTAACTGTATCAAAACAGTAG
- the LOC126763784 gene encoding uncharacterized protein LOC126763784 has protein sequence MKLLVIFAAALLGVQAVRVPYVVTDADGEKYQILLPQQRQGPVYNRPAFEYKPNDYEVYLSPLDHEEVKLQRGVDLDSRRPVYDYSAEDYHWPPYRQDVVGAARRRADSAQQSDSASSDEEDQSKQERRGSARSGQQYGSGSQERETDDDEYSLILPHALQGQVHVPGLGVINAPAVKKVKVKVPHYADAFLRQQIIEQYLASQGLNPEGFDVKGLVARGPHAETSRERGWDLQYSDKQQPKSRRFPRPINLQQLMYVTVPERKRRQAVEVSATTNPIDITTVPDVTETSTNAEATTVSELAEGVTVATDTPLAAMTTTPIAVPTAATPSISVTTSKPIILPTTESVPIIPLFGYGSILPAEVSRVAFAPRIPRSLTAAPELPMDAVLPFNKAKARVLAQDVISTSYLTVNSRSARAVPFDGKVRTQLTKVTPVPPLPNTDVRGPKMSDLPHTRKARAVNAAPVTAAVTEVNAPVEEVKTETTAVNCDIQCTKLDLNPVCAFNGECYHEFANQCAMETFICQRPDLGFTATPRERCVMHWLKRCSSQDLKIE, from the exons ATGAAGTTGCTTGTGATATTTGCCGCAG CGCTGCTTGGCGTGCAAGCAGTACGAGTGCCGTATGTAGTCACCGACGCCGATGGagagaaatatcaaatattacTGCCACAACAACGTCAAGGACCCGTATATAATCGTCCTGCATTTGAGTACAAACCGAATGACTACGAAGTGTATTTATCGCCGTTGGATCATGAAGAAGTGAAGTTACAGCGTGGCGTGGATTTGGACAGCAGACGTCCCGTCTACGATTACAGCGCTGAAGACTATCACTGGCCGCCATATAGGCAAGATGTTGTTGGTGCAGCGCGACGCCGCGCCGATTCCGCGCAGCAATCGGACTCTGCATCCAGCGATGAAGAAgaccaaagtaaacaggaaagACGTGGCAGCGCGCGCAGTGGCCAACAGTATGGCTCGGGTTCGCAGGAGCGTGAAACTGATGATGATGAATACAGTTTGATTTTGCCGCATGCATTGCAAGGACAAGTGCACGTGCCCGGCCTAGGTGTAATCAATGCTCCTGCTGTTAAGAAAGTTAAGGTTAAAGTGCCGCACTACGCAGATGCTTTTCTCAGACAACAAATAATTGAACAATACTTGGCTTCCCAAGGTCTTAATCCCGAAGGCTTCGATGTGAAGGGTTTGGTTGCACGCGGCCCACATGCAGAAACATCGCGTGAACGTGGTTGGGATCTACAATACTCAGATAAACAACAGCCGAAATCCAGAAGGTTTCCGCGTCCAATTAATTTGCAACAACTCATGTATGTTACAGTGCCGGAACGTAAGCGACGTCAAGCTGTGGAAGTAAGCGCCACAACTAACCCAATCGATATCACAACAGTACCTGATGTAACCGAGACAAGTACAAATGCTGAAGCAACTACAGTCAGCGAGTTGGCGGAGGGTGTCACCGTAGCTACCGACACACCGTTGGCAGCCATGACAACTACACCAATTGCAGTACCTACAGCTGCAACGCCATCCATTTCCGTAACTACCAGTAAACCTATAATACTACCTACAACCGAGTCTGTACCAATTATACCGTTATTTGGTTACGGTTCAATATTACCAGCAGAGGTCTCGCGTGTAGCTTTTGCGCCGCGTATACCGCGCAGCCTAACAGCAGCCCCTGAGCTTCCAATGGACGCAGTTTTGCCGTTCAATAAAGCTAAAGCTAGAGTTTTGGCACAAGATGTGATCTCAACATCATATTTAACGGTAAACAGTCGGTCCGCACGTGCAGTGCCTTTCGATGGAAAAGTCCGCACACAACTGACCAAGGTAACGCCGGTGCCACCTTTGCCAAATACGGATGTGCGTGGTCCCAAAATGTCCGACTTGCCACATACGCGTAAGGCGCGTGCTGTAAATGCAGCACCTGTAACTGCCGCCGTAACGGAGGTTAATGCTCCCGTTGAGGAAGTGAAGACGGAAACAACGGCAGTCAATTGCGATATACAGTGCACCAAATTAGATTTGAACCCTGTTTGTGCTTTCAATGGTGAGTGTTATCACGAATTCGCAAATCAATGTGCGATGGAGACCTTCATATGCCAGCGTCCGGATTTAGGTTTCACGGCAACGCCGAGAGAGCGTTGTGTTATGCATTGGCTCAAGCGTTGCAGCTCGCAAGATCTGAAGATTGAGTAA
- the LOC126763788 gene encoding putative mediator of RNA polymerase II transcription subunit 26, whose product MKVYLLLALIGSACAYQGSAQQQNLVSVGQPGQPGQPGQPGHQQAQKHPHHSHQAQHQHAQEIEQHVGQLLAHGQHHGSHHQHEQQVVSSPLQVHQHISHGQQQQVHQAQQHQHHGQQHVIQGQQHVHHGQQHQHQGQQHVAQQAKSQQQQYQKVPNAPQLTLTGVVQHVSIPHENYKVPNRVQHVVDLAHAHIPQVLNYHKLHKNDVNPVVVAGKAVTVPVIPPNVQQIVEQVHTHVPQVVNHHIQQQKQSAVVQNQQGVNVNKEQQQPVAGVQGAVVARSQSVAVPPQVQQIVEHVNKHIPQMILYLKEQAQKLQEFIIKFQQQQQQLAQDVASEQQVVLPQIPAKVQQIVEHAHQHIPQVVSHAQQQKQQIQKQQQQQQPGVAQPAQGVEVARDVQPSVPPQVKQVVNQVQQVPNQQQGVIQPVQGVVVPQQVSKKVYTVQQDVTQKQPNQQQIPNTAGGAVGQLTVEVQL is encoded by the exons ATGAAGGTTTACTTATTGCTTG CACTCATTGGCAGCGCTTGCGCCTATCAGGGCAGCGCACAACAGCAGAACTTGGTCAGTGTGGGTCAGCCGGGTCAACCAGGCCAACCTGGTCAACCGGGACA TCAACAAGCCCAAAAACACCCACATCACAGTCATCAAGCACAACATCAGCACGCACAAGAGATTGAGCAACATGTTGGGCAACTTCTTGCGCATGGTCAGCACCATGGATCGCATCATCAGCATGAGCAACAAGTTGTGTCCAGTCCACTGCAAGTACATCAACATATCTCAcatggacaacaacaacaagtgcatcAGGCGCAGCAACATCAACATCATG GCCAGCAACATGTGATTCAAGGCCAGCAACATGTGCATCATGGACAGCAACATCAGCATCAAGgccagcaacatgttgcacagcAAGCCaaatcacaacaacagcaatatcaAAAAGTACCCAATGCGCCGCAACTAACGCTCACCGGTGTCGTGCAACATGTGTCCATACCACATGAGAACTATAAGGTGCCCAATCGTGTGCAACATGTTGTCGATCTGGCACATGCACACATTCCACAAGTGCTGAACTACCACAAGTTGCACAAGAATGACGTGAATCCCGTTGTTGTTGCAGGCAAAGCAGTAACAGTGCCCGTTATACCGCCGAACGTGCAACAAATTGTAGAACAGGTACACACACACGTTCCACAAGTAGTAAATCAccatatacaacaacaaaaacaatcggCTGTTGTGCAAAATCAACAAGGTGTGAACGTCaacaaagaacaacaacaaccagtgGCTGGAGTACAAGGTGCTGTTGTTGCGCGCAGTCAGTCGGTCGCGGTGCCACCACAAGTGCAACAGATTGTCGAACATGTGAACAAACACATACCACAAATGATTCTCTACCTAAAGGAGCAAGCACAAAAATTACAAGAGTTTATCATCAAatttcaacagcaacaacaacaactagcacAAGATGTTGCCAGTGAGCAGCAGGTGGTGTTGCCGCAGATACCCGCCAAAGTGCAACAAATCGTTGAACACGCGCATCAACACATTCCACAAGTGGTCAGTCAtgcacagcaacaaaaacagcagatacagaagcaacagcaacaacaacagccaggTGTTGCTCAGCCAGCACAGGGTGTAGAAGTTGCACGTGACGTGCAACCTTCCGTTCCCCCACAGGTGAAACAAGTTGTCAATCAAGTACAACAAGTGCCAAACCAACAACAGGGTGTCATCCAGCCTGTACAAGGTGTTGTAGTACCACAGcaagtttcaaaaaaagtttatacCGTGCAACAAGACGTCACGCAGAAACAACCGAATCAACAGCAGATACCAAATACTGCCGGCGGTGCAGTTGGGCAACTAACCGTTGAAGTTCAGCTGTGA